Within Nematostella vectensis chromosome 1, jaNemVect1.1, whole genome shotgun sequence, the genomic segment TATTAATTGCTATGAAACtcaacaattttaaaataaattacttTGGATTCAAGCTCTTAGATTAAACATTCGCCTTGCATTacatagcttatttttttgccACCTCTTAGATGCTAATGCTAATGATCTGATCAAGAGTAAGCAATGGGTGAAATAAACCTTGAAAAAGGCTTTTAGAGGTCTGAGTTATTGCAGTGTGTCTGGGGTACAACTCATGAACAGTTTGTGtttttctaaaacaaatttgttgttcaCTAAAGGCCATAGTCTCATAGGACATATTCGCATTTTTCTCCTCGTCTATAATATTGGAGGTATAACAGCATCCttaaagagaaagaaaagtcaACTAAGATTTTGTGAAATATAAGCTTAGTTACAAAAATTTCTATTTCAGTCCGAAAAACATGTTTGCTGAACAAAGGAAAATACGGAAAAGACACAAAAatttaaactttaaaaaagaGATGAAATAACTTACCGTTGATGAAGTGATCGCAGAAAACCAATCTGTTTTGGTGTCTGGTTGTTAGTTTGGATCCCCTCGACTAACCACTCATTTCTGACATTTTTCTCGATTATTTAATCATTCTAAAATCCTTTGTCATCAAGTGGATATGCATATGGGTAATATTCTTGTACAGCTATAACAACAGTATAACAAAACGGcccttttgtttgtttttgatgAGTTTGTTATCAAACTTTCGAGCGTTTTCACTAGCGCCATGAAATGTGTTTAGACCTCCAACATGGCCACCGGGTGGTTATGCTATTGAGCGTGACGTCACATGCAAACCAAGAATAACCAGCAACTAGTTCTAATCATTCCTAGGAATGATCCTTGGCCACTTACTACATAATGCAgtgccttttttgtttattgcaGGCCCTAACAATGCAACTGCACAGATGGACACCAACATTTatgaggtacagtacattaTTGAGGTAAAAACCGATTATTGACGACCAGTGTTTTGGCAGCAAGTGCTTTGACAACAAGAGCTTTGCCATTGAGTTATATAAATCAATTTTGTTCCAAATGTAATGCGTATAGTCAAACAATGCATTTATAAGGCTTCATAGTAGAGATTTCATTACACCCTGCTAACAcagtttttttactttgcttTTTACTGAAAACTAATGAAATCTCTGTTGGCAGGGTGATTTGAATACGAAAATTCAAATGATATAGCTCATTCAAttaattctgtttttttttttttttcatttttcaggAACCAGCAAGATCTACCCCTGACACACCCTCTTCAGCTGAAAAAGCTCCTGATGCACATTACAAGGTATGTACTCTAAATGGCCTTACAAAAGGCATTCTTGACTGAGATCgagcattttctttttttgggaAATGGTAGTAAAAATCCCCATTTGGACTTCTCTCACAAACACTGCCGTTAAACATTTTTACATacacaccttttttttttgttccaaAGCCGCTCGCTAATGATATTGTTGGCCTAATGTAATACTGAACTCTCTCCAGGTTCCATCCTCTAGACCGCTACCCCCGGCACCCTACGGTTCAGCTAAACAGGATCAACAGGTGAGACAGAAAAATGATGCATTCCTTTTGCAATTGATTAGAAATTTATTGCAAGGTGACAAATTATTATAATCCTTATATCCATTGTATTCGAGGGCTGCAATTGCTTAGTGAAACAGGCCTCCCTTCTCATGCCAAAGGACAGCAGCTATAATTTTTATAGGTCTACAAACTTGCCCATCTGCAATAGAGGTTATGAATCCCTTGTATTCTTTCATGAGCGTTAAGCCTAAGATCCCGTTTCCCCATATACACACCATGGTGGTGGATGGGAGGGGGGACTGAAGATAGCTAGCGCCTGGTATTTTCTTCTGTTGCACTGTTTATACACAAATTCACACTCATAGTCGCAAAGTGCGTGGAGCTGTCTGTGTCTCTACTTAAGACTGTTATTCTATTTATTATTCAGGAAACAGAAATAACTAACAGTCAAGCGCCTGATACTCCGACGTCATTGACATTCGCATCAGATTCATTATTTGGTACTGCTGTTATTAATCAAGGCGAAAATGCTGCGGAAACAGAATCTTTATCATCGATGGACATGATCAGGAAGGGTTCCATCTCATCACAGTCATCTGACACTAGAAGTGTGGACTCTAAAACTAGTGCCGGCCAGGTGATTGCCAGCGAAGCTGCTTCAACTCCTCCCATAAACAAAGCCAAAGATGAACAGGTTGTTCTCAAAACTGCAGGATTCCACACTTCCTTTGAAGAAGAACCAAACTACGAGACTATACAACCGGGTGATTACGAGACCATCCCGAATTTCCCTGCAAAGGAAACGAAAGCCAAAAAAATTGTAGACTTCAACAAATTTTCCGAATCCGATAATGGGGATGTTAATCTCGATGGTATTGAAGATGCCAAGTCTAGCAATCCTTCAGGGAACGAAAGTGGCTTTGCTCGTTTTGATAACAATGACATGTTTGCCTCATTTAGTGATGGTTTTGGGACTCCAAACTCTGCCCACCATACCCCAAAAGATGACCCAGTTGCACCCAGCGCAAGCGAGGAGAGTAAAGACACACTTGCTTCTATTAACGCATTTGAAAGCGAATTTGGATCAGACGAGTTCTCCAAGTCTGTCCCAtctcaagaaaaacaaaaagatgacCTAGGTACACCCAAGGAAGAGGACTCAAAAGCCGAACAATTTCATTTATCGTGGAGCACAGCATTTGACGATGAGCCAGATGAAAAAATTGAAACGCAAAAGCTAGACTCAGGGGCGGTCTCCTTTAGATGGGATGATGCGTTTGGTTCTTCTGTTAATCAGGCAGAAGCCACACAAGATTGGACACAGGCTGTCAAGGAAGGTGAAGTCAGTGAAGAAACGAAAACAGCCATGTCATTTGATTGGGATGATGCCTTTGGTATCGGGTCAGCCGAAGAAAAGATAGATGGCGCTGTTGAAGGCAAACAGTTAAGTGATGCAGTTACTAATGCCACAGACGATGTTCAAGCAACTCTCGAAGGGAATGACCAGAAAGTAATATCGGCAGACAAACTGGAAGGGAGTGAATCGGTCCCTTGGGATGCCTTCGGACAGGAAGAACGTAGACTACCAGATACTGCAGAACAAAAAGATACCAAAGAACAAGTTTTAAAGCAGGGACTAACGTTGGACCTCTCTTGGGGTAGTGCATTTGTAGATAAGGAAACAACTAAACAAGATAAACAGAAACCAAAAGAAGATaataaaatggaaaatgtTTCCAAGCCCTTAAGCGACTTGGACTTCTCTTTGAGTAGTGCATTTGGAGAGAAAGTCACAGAGAAACACGAAAAGCCGAAACTAGAATATTCCAATGGAAATAAAGCTGTCAAGATAGAAACAGATTCAAAAGAGAAACAGGATGTGGAAATCTCTTGGAGTAACGCGTTTGGAGATGAGGCCAATAAACAAGACGCGGAAGAAGTAAAGATCGAGCCTGACACTCCTTTGGACAATGCGTTTAGAGAAAATGACCTAGGAGACGTCAAGTCGAATAAACCTGAAGAGGCATTCACGTGGAAGGCAGCCTTTGGTGTGGCTGAAAATAAAAGTGCTAGCGAAGATGGTGCAAATACGCAAAACGCATTTGGAGAAGGCTGGGGTGCATTTGAttcagaaaataaaaaaggtaaaGATAGACAGAACGATACAAACATCTTTGCCAACTTTGGAAGCCTCCAACCAGATATCTTTCAGCCAAATAATAATGTCCATAAAGCTCCTGTCGCCGCCAATGACGAAAGCTCAGATGCAGATAAATTAGGATTAGATCCTGACTCCACGAAGAAACCTACCGAACCCATATATATCAACAGAAAATCCCTGTCATCACCAGAGCCTGAGTCGGCCGTTGAACTCTCTAGACCAGACTCCCTTACCATGGAAGCACCTACAACTAAAACTGATCGACCCCTATCACCATCAGctccaccaccactacctccgAGACCGGTTggtgccccaccctccctccccccaagaCCCCGCACTAGGCCTCTCCCTCCTAAAAGTGACACACCACCTCCACCACCACGCCCAGCTGCTGATGAGTCTCAAGAGATGTCAAGGACGAGGGGACCAAAAGATGGAAGGAAGCCTCCACCGCCGCCCCCTCCACGGGTTGACCTGGAAGGAGCGGTAGTAGGTGATACCAGTGCCCCTCCGTCAGCTGTTGCGTCAATACCAAACACTTGGGAAACATCTGCTGATACAACAGGAACCGGAAACAAAAGCACAACTTCGCCAGATCCATTTGGAGACGACTTCTTCACCGATTTCAGTTTCTCTGCAAAAGAAtctgtaaaaacaaacaatacaaACCAGGAAAAGTTCTTGTCAGATCCATTTGCTGACAAGAACGGCGAGAATGATGCTTTTGCTGCATTTGGTAGTGACACATTCGAAGCTTTTGGGTCAAGCACTGACAAACAGGACTCTGGGTTTTCTGGAATACCGACAATGGATCCCTTCAGTGATACCAGCGACCCATTTGCAGACAAAGCTGTTATGGAGGACCCATTTGCTGTCAACGTCAAGGATGCAGAGTTTAAGACAAACGCATTCCAGTTAAATGAGGTAAAATTGGATGACATCAGGTTTTGACATGCAAATGTCTATTTTATCTATGTCTTCTTTCATGATAGAAATGGCAGTTCTTATTTACTCATTCAAAATAACGTTTTCAGCGCAAATACCAAATGGTAATTGTCAAATTTGTAGAAAAGGCTTCAGAATTGTCAAATGGCGGTTCTTTGAACGTAAGTTTGCATGGATGTCATTATATTTCTTCtgaatacagggaaatgttATGGATACCACATGCAATTTTATTCTAAAAGAAATTACCGTCAATAACAGTGCGCTAGCATAAAAACCTAGTTTCCCCATTGTCATTTGCTCATACCATGTTATTTTATGTCTTTTTAATCAGTCAATGCTCACAATCGATCTAGTAGTGGttatacatttatttatttcaatttgTCCTACAACCTCACAATTGCCCGTACTTTATTCATATAAAGACATGTCAAGATTGGATCCTAGCAACTATCTCTAAACTATCCATCGTCTTTagtaagacttcttcagggcagactgaaggaggtgaatcgttacaagcttatttacatcacaATGGAGGCtgactgacaaaaacgcgcttGTTCTAGAATAGCACGCACTacggataaaaagaatttacacatctctacgttgGTTCCAAATGGTACTAATACACAAAAGTAGtactactacaaaaaaaaattgtcactattaagaccccgcgggtagagCCGATAAGCT encodes:
- the LOC5517367 gene encoding WASH complex subunit 2; the protein is MSSAEKSGKTKIKKGPPAKSKPSTPKGKDAPLNEEKFRGDGVHFKCKLLGLKEVSGPRGDTICIDAIKKLKQQIKQTGEHKQKIIMAVNLRGIRILDEKSKALVYEHAINKVSFITHDPEDKKIFGYVCSQATGHMLYAIKYDKVAGVITATLYELFQVVFKLRQEAAQRRNAQNDVSQAVTNGPNNATAQMDTNIYEEPARSTPDTPSSAEKAPDAHYKVPSSRPLPPAPYGSAKQDQQETEITNSQAPDTPTSLTFASDSLFGTAVINQGENAAETESLSSMDMIRKGSISSQSSDTRSVDSKTSAGQVIASEAASTPPINKAKDEQVVLKTAGFHTSFEEEPNYETIQPGDYETIPNFPAKETKAKKIVDFNKFSESDNGDVNLDGIEDAKSSNPSGNESGFARFDNNDMFASFSDGFGTPNSAHHTPKDDPVAPSASEESKDTLASINAFESEFGSDEFSKSVPSQEKQKDDLGTPKEEDSKAEQFHLSWSTAFDDEPDEKIETQKLDSGAVSFRWDDAFGSSVNQAEATQDWTQAVKEGEVSEETKTAMSFDWDDAFGIGSAEEKIDGAVEGKQLSDAVTNATDDVQATLEGNDQKVISADKLEGSESVPWDAFGQEERRLPDTAEQKDTKEQVLKQGLTLDLSWGSAFVDKETTKQDKQKPKEDNKMENVSKPLSDLDFSLSSAFGEKVTEKHEKPKLEYSNGNKAVKIETDSKEKQDVEISWSNAFGDEANKQDAEEVKIEPDTPLDNAFRENDLGDVKSNKPEEAFTWKAAFGVAENKSASEDGANTQNAFGEGWGAFDSENKKGKDRQNDTNIFANFGSLQPDIFQPNNNVHKAPVAANDESSDADKLGLDPDSTKKPTEPIYINRKSLSSPEPESAVELSRPDSLTMEAPTTKTDRPLSPSAPPPLPPRPVGAPPSLPPRPRTRPLPPKSDTPPPPPRPAADESQEMSRTRGPKDGRKPPPPPPPRVDLEGAVVGDTSAPPSAVASIPNTWETSADTTGTGNKSTTSPDPFGDDFFTDFSFSAKESVKTNNTNQEKFLSDPFADKNGENDAFAAFGSDTFEAFGSSTDKQDSGFSGIPTMDPFSDTSDPFADKAVMEDPFAVNVKDAEFKTNAFQLNEDPFNEEDSFA